One Deinococcus sp. LM3 DNA segment encodes these proteins:
- a CDS encoding DEAD/DEAH box helicase has product MTRIQDKPRRAPVASSSASPARSSDHAAPVRAPADWRALLGDRTPTPVQAGAIPALLSGRDVITTARTGSGKTLAFLIPAAARGIGMSAVRGMRPEVLVITPTRELAVQIRDVARELGMTAGRITGGITPGQTRSEATGKGLISGTPGRLKDLINRNELSLAGLRYVVLDEADELLSLGFLRDVGDILRAAQQQSANNGHLQVAMASATFPAEIRAVAERFMVNPERIDIAPARSDDAGANAADVLGGATGATHLLVNTTRDQVLDLAADRAREVLREPGGCVVIFSRTKSLVKRRAEKLNELLPGEIVSPLEGNMDQKKRERTMALLREGKSRVLIATDIAGRGIDLPEVRLVIHMDISSTAEDHVHRSGRTARAGRPGTNLVLLIPEQRALWQNVRRKLPGALHPPLTREESQIDKEIQEKQGQGRGQQGPGGGRQGQPRAQGQQPRTQSAGQGGGHGGARSGQVERPRQGSQGRSDSAAGTGAGRVGPQRPRGRGGRR; this is encoded by the coding sequence ATGACCCGAATTCAGGATAAACCCCGGCGTGCGCCGGTTGCTTCTTCGTCTGCCAGCCCGGCCCGTTCCTCTGACCACGCGGCCCCAGTCCGTGCGCCTGCCGACTGGCGCGCCCTGCTGGGTGACCGCACGCCCACGCCCGTGCAGGCCGGAGCGATTCCGGCGCTGCTGTCGGGCCGTGACGTGATCACGACCGCCCGCACCGGCAGCGGCAAGACGCTCGCGTTCCTCATTCCGGCGGCGGCGCGGGGCATCGGCATGAGCGCGGTGCGCGGCATGCGCCCGGAAGTGCTGGTCATCACGCCCACCCGCGAACTGGCCGTGCAGATCCGCGACGTGGCCCGCGAGCTCGGCATGACCGCCGGGCGCATCACGGGCGGCATCACGCCCGGACAGACGCGCAGCGAGGCGACCGGCAAGGGCCTGATCTCCGGCACGCCCGGCCGCCTCAAGGACCTGATCAACCGCAACGAACTGAGCCTCGCGGGGCTGCGGTACGTGGTGCTGGACGAGGCCGACGAACTGCTGTCCCTGGGCTTCCTGCGGGACGTGGGGGACATCCTGCGCGCCGCGCAGCAGCAGAGCGCCAACAACGGGCACCTGCAGGTCGCGATGGCGTCGGCGACCTTCCCGGCCGAGATCCGCGCGGTCGCCGAGCGGTTCATGGTGAACCCGGAACGCATCGACATCGCCCCGGCCCGCTCGGACGACGCGGGCGCGAACGCCGCCGACGTGCTGGGCGGCGCGACCGGCGCCACGCACCTGCTCGTGAACACCACCCGTGATCAGGTGCTGGACCTCGCCGCGGACCGCGCCCGCGAGGTGCTGCGCGAACCCGGCGGGTGCGTCGTGATCTTCAGCCGCACCAAGTCCCTCGTGAAACGCCGCGCGGAGAAACTGAACGAACTGCTGCCCGGCGAGATCGTCAGTCCGCTCGAGGGCAACATGGATCAGAAGAAGCGCGAGCGGACCATGGCGCTGCTGCGCGAAGGCAAGTCCCGCGTCCTGATCGCCACGGACATCGCCGGTCGCGGCATCGACCTGCCGGAGGTGCGCCTGGTGATTCACATGGACATCTCGTCCACTGCCGAGGATCACGTGCACCGTTCCGGCCGGACGGCCCGCGCGGGCCGTCCCGGCACGAACCTGGTGCTGCTGATTCCCGAGCAGCGTGCCCTGTGGCAGAACGTGCGCCGCAAACTGCCGGGCGCGCTGCACCCGCCCCTGACGCGCGAGGAAAGTCAGATCGACAAGGAGATTCAGGAGAAGCAGGGTCAGGGCCGTGGCCAGCAGGGTCCCGGCGGCGGCCGTCAGGGTCAGCCGCGCGCGCAGGGTCAGCAGCCCCGCACCCAGAGCGCCGGGCAGGGTGGCGGACATGGTGGTGCTCGCAGCGGTCAGGTGGAGCGTCCCCGCCAGGGCAGCCAGGGCCGTAGCGACAGCGCCGCCGGTACCGGCGCGGGCCGCGTGGGACCCCAGCGTCCCCGTGGACGCGGCGGCCGCCGCTGA
- a CDS encoding ATP-binding protein, translating to MSESGLRLPVSGTAPDLLTGDVPVSDQQWRERYLTGVHNLSADCIKVVDRDGRLQSMNLRGQHAMQVDDYSVCHGADWLSFWEGETREVMLKAFAVASAGTPAEFTGFCPTLRGEPRWWDVTLAPLPDPARPDATAPYDLIVISRDVTDRVNAQQALEALNASLADEIARQTEALRNEKRLLLQTNEELENITYAMSHDLLTPVRHLLSFARLARQTTDTSKRDRYLGIIETSAVNLSGMIDGVMRFSRAGRCALRVQPVDLNDLHTEVQRELHPAAPQVQWTVSPLPTVPGDPHALRSILAILCRNALKYTRNRPDPQLHVSAHHDPQARTWRIDVQDNGAGFDPDYGHKLFRLFQRLHHQNEFEGTGTGLALVRRVVTRHGGTVHATGRPGQGATFSFTLPE from the coding sequence ATGTCGGAATCTGGTCTGCGCCTGCCTGTCAGTGGTACCGCCCCGGACCTGCTGACCGGCGACGTCCCCGTTTCCGATCAGCAGTGGCGGGAACGGTACCTGACCGGCGTGCATAACCTCAGCGCCGACTGCATCAAGGTCGTCGACCGGGACGGCCGCCTGCAGTCCATGAACCTGCGCGGCCAGCACGCCATGCAGGTCGACGATTACAGCGTCTGCCACGGCGCGGACTGGCTGTCCTTCTGGGAAGGCGAGACGCGCGAAGTCATGCTGAAAGCCTTCGCGGTCGCGTCGGCCGGCACGCCCGCCGAGTTCACGGGATTCTGCCCCACCCTGCGCGGCGAACCCCGCTGGTGGGACGTGACGCTCGCGCCGCTCCCCGATCCCGCCCGGCCCGACGCGACCGCTCCCTACGACCTAATCGTCATCTCCCGCGACGTGACCGACCGCGTGAACGCCCAGCAGGCCCTCGAAGCCCTCAACGCCAGCCTCGCCGACGAGATCGCCCGGCAGACCGAAGCCCTGCGCAACGAGAAACGGTTGCTTCTGCAGACGAACGAGGAACTCGAGAACATCACCTACGCCATGTCTCACGACCTGCTCACACCCGTCCGGCACCTCCTGAGCTTCGCGCGGCTCGCCCGGCAGACCACCGACACCAGCAAACGCGACCGGTACCTCGGCATCATCGAGACGAGCGCCGTGAATCTCTCCGGCATGATCGACGGCGTCATGCGCTTCAGCCGCGCCGGACGCTGCGCCCTGCGCGTCCAGCCGGTCGACCTGAACGACCTGCACACCGAAGTGCAACGGGAACTTCACCCGGCCGCCCCCCAGGTTCAGTGGACCGTCTCTCCCCTGCCCACCGTGCCCGGCGACCCGCACGCCCTGCGGTCCATCCTGGCGATCCTCTGCCGGAACGCCCTCAAGTACACCCGGAACCGCCCGGACCCGCAACTGCACGTCAGCGCCCACCACGACCCGCAGGCCCGCACCTGGAGGATCGACGTGCAGGACAACGGCGCCGGATTCGACCCCGACTACGGACACAAACTGTTCCGCCTGTTCCAGAGACTCCACCACCAGAACGAATTCGAAGGCACCGGCACCGGCCTCGCGCTCGTCCGCCGCGTCGTCACCCGGCACGGCGGCACCGTCCACGCCACCGGCCGACCCGGACAGGGCGCGACCTTCTCGTTCACACTGCCGGAATAG
- a CDS encoding ABC transporter ATP-binding protein — MSEPHTLPQKASAIASPLTPALAIQGVHRRYGHFVALEDVNLDIWPGEFVSIIGHSGCGKSTLLNLIAGLDHPTEGQLQILGRTITGPGPDRSMVFQNYSLLPWLSVRQNVTEALRAARPDMNGTEREQSADHALKTVGLWPHQHKRPSALSGGQRQRVAIARAFAVHPRVLLLDEPFGALDAITKGKLQDELLGLWSAEGEGGISNVVMVTHDIDEAIYLSDRIVVMSNGPRAHIHEVLTVDLPRPRDRAALVKSDTYLDLKAHMLHLLGTVLATHH; from the coding sequence ATGTCTGAACCCCACACCCTGCCGCAGAAAGCCTCCGCCATCGCCTCGCCCCTGACCCCGGCCCTGGCCATCCAGGGCGTGCACCGCCGCTACGGCCACTTCGTGGCCCTGGAGGACGTGAACCTCGACATCTGGCCCGGCGAGTTCGTGAGCATCATCGGGCACTCCGGCTGCGGCAAGAGCACCCTGCTGAACCTCATCGCGGGCCTCGACCACCCGACCGAGGGGCAATTGCAGATCCTGGGACGCACCATCACCGGCCCCGGCCCGGACCGCTCCATGGTCTTCCAGAACTATTCGCTGCTGCCGTGGCTGAGCGTCCGGCAGAACGTCACCGAGGCCCTCAGGGCCGCCCGCCCCGACATGAACGGCACCGAGCGCGAGCAGAGCGCCGACCACGCCCTGAAGACCGTGGGCCTGTGGCCCCACCAGCACAAGCGCCCCAGCGCCCTGAGCGGCGGTCAGCGTCAGCGGGTCGCCATCGCCCGCGCGTTCGCGGTGCATCCGCGCGTGCTGCTGCTCGACGAACCCTTCGGGGCGCTCGACGCGATCACCAAGGGCAAGTTGCAGGACGAACTGCTGGGCCTGTGGAGCGCCGAGGGCGAGGGCGGCATCAGCAACGTCGTCATGGTCACGCACGACATCGACGAGGCCATCTACCTCAGCGACCGGATCGTCGTCATGAGCAACGGCCCGCGCGCCCACATCCACGAGGTCCTGACCGTGGACCTGCCCCGACCCCGCGACCGCGCCGCGCTCGTCAAGAGCGACACGTACCTGGACCTCAAGGCCCACATGCTGCACCTGCTCGGCACGGTCCTCGCCACCCACCACTAG
- a CDS encoding CmpA/NrtA family ABC transporter substrate-binding protein, whose translation MTDRRSFLKLAAKTAAVTAASTTLPRVNIASAQGKPINIGFIPLTDCASVVMAQELGYFKKYGVNVNVIKQASWAATRDGLLSGDLHAAHCLFSLPLSVYAGIGGPAGRELPIAMVLNNNGQAITLENTFKAAAGDPKAAGEIIRRLIAQGKAPTFAMTFPGGTHDIWLRSWLAQAGVPQGKVGIITVPPPQMVANMKVGNMDGFCVGEPWGGVAVAQGIGFTHLTTQQIWRNHPEKALVLNKDFSARKDELKAVMRAILDASAWLDSIANRRQAARVISASRYVNAPAEVIQGRLEGKYDMGGAIGNRQFLGDQMMFSRAAQTNLPRHAHAIWFLAQFVRFGLIKSAPDYQAVAQKLILDDLYREVAREAGVKVPTDDMAKIKTTIDGLTFDPRRPAEFIKANPIPV comes from the coding sequence ATGACTGACCGACGTTCCTTCCTGAAACTCGCCGCGAAGACCGCCGCCGTCACTGCCGCCAGCACCACCCTGCCCCGCGTGAACATCGCGTCGGCCCAGGGCAAACCCATCAACATCGGGTTCATTCCGCTGACCGACTGCGCCAGCGTCGTCATGGCCCAGGAACTCGGGTACTTCAAGAAGTACGGCGTGAACGTGAACGTCATCAAGCAGGCGTCCTGGGCCGCCACCCGCGATGGCCTGCTCAGCGGCGACCTGCACGCCGCGCACTGCCTGTTCAGCCTGCCCCTGAGTGTCTACGCGGGCATCGGCGGCCCCGCCGGGCGGGAACTGCCGATCGCCATGGTCCTCAACAACAACGGTCAGGCCATCACGCTGGAAAACACCTTCAAGGCGGCCGCCGGCGACCCGAAAGCGGCCGGGGAGATCATCCGCCGGCTCATCGCGCAGGGCAAGGCCCCCACCTTCGCCATGACCTTCCCCGGCGGCACGCACGACATCTGGCTGCGCTCCTGGCTCGCGCAGGCCGGCGTGCCGCAGGGCAAGGTGGGCATCATCACCGTGCCGCCCCCGCAGATGGTCGCCAACATGAAAGTCGGGAACATGGACGGCTTCTGCGTCGGGGAACCCTGGGGCGGCGTGGCCGTCGCGCAGGGCATCGGCTTCACGCACCTGACCACCCAGCAGATCTGGCGCAACCATCCGGAAAAGGCGCTGGTGCTGAACAAGGACTTCAGCGCCCGCAAGGACGAACTCAAGGCCGTCATGCGCGCCATTCTGGACGCCAGCGCGTGGCTGGACTCCATCGCCAACCGCCGTCAGGCCGCCAGGGTCATCAGCGCGAGCCGGTACGTGAACGCGCCCGCCGAGGTCATCCAGGGCCGACTGGAAGGCAAGTACGACATGGGCGGCGCGATCGGCAACCGGCAGTTCCTGGGCGACCAGATGATGTTCTCCCGCGCCGCGCAGACGAACCTGCCCCGCCACGCGCACGCCATCTGGTTCCTGGCGCAGTTCGTGCGCTTCGGCCTGATCAAGTCCGCCCCGGACTACCAGGCAGTCGCGCAGAAACTCATCCTGGACGACCTGTACCGCGAGGTCGCCAGGGAAGCCGGCGTCAAGGTTCCCACCGACGACATGGCCAAGATCAAGACCACCATCGACGGCCTGACCTTCGATCCCAGACGCCCGGCTGAGTTCATCAAGGCCAACCCCATCCCGGTCTGA
- a CDS encoding transposase has protein sequence MPRTPSLPQSIITAQLNRVTSLSGLVPYSTLRKSAISQEMARNSFESTEDLQRRARNAPSGAFLAIDFVMVPHAGRTMEGVNYHYSGQAQTRLGHQFTSAALVRFGEDPVPLLERFKVSQALHTERYPYRTATQEMIHVVQDCLTAGIPMAGLLLDGEFGRDAAMTFSRQHQIPVLIRAKANMTVQFEGESLTLNALSKQFPPDRCHLYAEFGWRVRRLPVAREVGGFDVLIVWRKVHGEWTRFFLFSTFGGDVTVRSLLRAWKARWGIEVIHRFFKQNLGLGRCHCRTIQAQENWVWCVVEAFHAVLRVRREVPGVTWRAAQQQAALNAEKYVLTGLEQDGPLPEAA, from the coding sequence ATGCCTCGCACACCCAGCCTACCGCAAAGCATCATCACCGCTCAGCTGAACCGAGTCACCAGCCTCAGCGGTCTCGTTCCCTACAGCACCTTGCGCAAAAGCGCCATCTCCCAGGAGATGGCGCGGAACTCCTTCGAATCGACAGAAGACCTCCAGCGCCGCGCCAGGAACGCGCCGTCCGGCGCGTTCCTGGCCATTGATTTCGTCATGGTGCCCCACGCTGGACGGACGATGGAAGGCGTCAACTACCACTACAGTGGTCAGGCCCAGACCCGTCTCGGTCATCAGTTCACCTCCGCTGCTCTGGTCAGGTTCGGTGAAGATCCAGTTCCACTCCTGGAGCGATTCAAAGTGTCACAGGCCCTGCATACAGAGCGCTATCCGTACCGTACAGCGACTCAGGAAATGATCCACGTCGTCCAGGATTGCCTCACGGCCGGCATCCCCATGGCGGGTCTTCTGTTGGATGGAGAGTTCGGGAGGGATGCAGCCATGACCTTCAGTCGCCAGCATCAGATTCCGGTCCTGATCCGTGCCAAAGCCAATATGACGGTGCAGTTCGAGGGTGAGTCCCTCACCCTCAATGCGCTGAGCAAACAATTCCCTCCGGACCGCTGCCACCTGTACGCGGAGTTCGGATGGCGTGTCCGCCGCTTGCCGGTCGCCCGTGAGGTCGGTGGGTTCGATGTCCTGATCGTGTGGCGCAAAGTGCACGGTGAGTGGACGCGCTTTTTCCTGTTCAGCACGTTTGGTGGTGACGTCACGGTTCGCTCGCTGCTGCGGGCCTGGAAGGCCCGCTGGGGAATCGAGGTGATTCACCGGTTCTTCAAGCAGAACCTGGGGCTGGGACGTTGTCATTGCCGGACGATCCAGGCGCAGGAGAACTGGGTGTGGTGCGTGGTGGAGGCCTTTCACGCGGTGTTACGGGTGCGTCGGGAAGTACCAGGAGTGACGTGGAGGGCCGCACAACAGCAGGCGGCTCTGAATGCAGAAAAGTACGTCCTGACCGGCCTTGAGCAGGATGGACCCCTGCCTGAGGCCGCGTGA
- a CDS encoding HD domain-containing phosphohydrolase codes for MTTSTPDSETLLLTVTRQLLAQGSETDLCREGLSFLSELLGADLGMLHLRVTEREYVMNAAWGEHPLLDVHRVQVMEPDWVTLLTAGTWISAPVPSPDWHGPEERNYARLGARHLVNFGLFNGPELVGTVNLLFNRPRPDLNGLGVLGTIGALWGTLLSRLQAESAVRAREAMLRTVTDQGTDLVTVLDAGGRVLYQSGGARLLLGRSARDVTGHAALNVVHPDDIGRVQEAFMAIQRVPDATLNLTFRALHVDGRVLWLEARGRNLLEEPSVRGVVVHSRDVTAQHLSKRALERRVQELTLMHATSLQLQEAQSVDEIASRVVRLIEGRLGHPFVWVAERVGDQLLMRACDGNREPRTVRHAQSLPVDQGLCGAAVRGGVTLMLGDVRCDPRYVPIGHEVRSELVTPIRVSGRVWGVLNVESPLVDAFDEDDRQALETVAAQMGAALANVMLLADLRGSRDELSRAYDQTIEGWARALDFRDRETEGHSQRVTELAVELARRMGLSGEALLHLRRGALLHDIGKMGIPDAVLLKPGPLDDQEWAVMRRHPDMALALLEPIEFLREALDIPSAHHEKWNGSGYPAGLAGEAIPLPARIFAVIDVWDALRHDRPYRPAWDAERARALIEQEAGQHFDPQVVRAFLAWLDGAGASDGGDADA; via the coding sequence ATGACGACCTCCACTCCCGACAGTGAAACGCTCCTGCTGACGGTCACGCGGCAACTGCTCGCGCAGGGCAGCGAGACTGACCTGTGCCGCGAAGGTCTGTCGTTCCTGTCGGAGTTGCTGGGCGCGGACCTCGGGATGCTGCACCTGCGGGTGACGGAAAGGGAGTACGTCATGAACGCCGCGTGGGGCGAGCACCCGCTCCTGGACGTTCACCGCGTGCAGGTGATGGAGCCGGACTGGGTGACGCTCCTGACGGCCGGCACCTGGATCAGCGCGCCGGTGCCGTCACCGGACTGGCATGGGCCGGAGGAACGGAATTACGCGCGGCTGGGAGCGCGGCATCTCGTGAACTTCGGGTTGTTCAACGGGCCTGAACTGGTCGGGACCGTGAATCTGCTGTTCAACCGGCCCCGCCCGGACCTGAACGGGCTGGGCGTGCTGGGAACGATCGGGGCGCTGTGGGGAACGCTGCTGAGCCGCCTGCAGGCGGAGAGCGCGGTGCGGGCGCGTGAGGCGATGCTGCGGACCGTGACCGACCAGGGCACGGACCTCGTGACGGTCCTGGACGCCGGGGGCCGGGTGCTGTACCAGAGCGGGGGGGCGCGGCTGCTGCTGGGGCGCAGCGCGCGGGACGTGACGGGCCACGCCGCGCTGAATGTCGTCCACCCGGACGACATCGGGCGTGTGCAGGAGGCGTTCATGGCGATTCAGCGCGTTCCGGACGCCACCCTGAACCTGACGTTCCGGGCGTTGCATGTCGACGGGCGGGTGCTGTGGCTGGAGGCGCGCGGCCGCAACCTGCTGGAGGAACCCTCGGTGCGGGGGGTGGTGGTGCACTCGCGGGACGTGACGGCGCAGCACCTCTCGAAACGGGCGCTGGAACGCCGGGTGCAGGAGCTGACCCTGATGCACGCCACGAGCCTGCAACTGCAGGAGGCGCAGAGCGTGGACGAGATCGCGTCGCGGGTGGTGCGGCTGATCGAGGGGCGGCTGGGGCATCCGTTCGTGTGGGTGGCGGAGCGGGTCGGGGATCAGCTGCTGATGCGGGCCTGCGACGGGAACCGGGAGCCGCGGACGGTGCGGCACGCGCAGTCGCTGCCGGTCGACCAGGGACTGTGCGGCGCGGCGGTGCGCGGCGGCGTGACCCTGATGCTCGGGGACGTGCGCTGCGACCCCCGATACGTGCCGATCGGGCATGAGGTGCGCAGCGAACTGGTCACGCCGATCCGGGTGTCGGGGCGCGTGTGGGGCGTACTGAACGTGGAAAGCCCCCTCGTGGACGCCTTCGACGAGGACGACCGGCAGGCGCTGGAGACGGTCGCGGCGCAGATGGGCGCGGCGCTGGCGAACGTGATGCTGCTCGCGGACCTGCGCGGCAGCCGGGACGAGCTGAGCCGCGCGTACGATCAGACCATCGAGGGCTGGGCGCGGGCGCTGGATTTCCGGGACCGGGAGACCGAGGGGCACAGTCAGCGCGTGACGGAACTGGCCGTGGAACTGGCGCGCCGCATGGGCCTGAGCGGCGAGGCGCTGCTGCACCTGCGGCGCGGGGCGCTGCTGCACGACATCGGCAAGATGGGCATTCCGGACGCGGTGCTGCTCAAACCCGGCCCGCTGGACGATCAGGAGTGGGCGGTGATGCGCCGGCACCCGGACATGGCACTGGCACTGCTGGAACCCATCGAGTTCCTGCGCGAGGCGCTGGATATTCCGTCCGCGCATCACGAGAAGTGGAACGGGAGCGGTTACCCGGCGGGTCTGGCGGGCGAGGCGATTCCGCTGCCCGCGCGGATTTTCGCGGTGATCGACGTGTGGGACGCCCTGCGGCACGACCGGCCGTACCGGCCGGCCTGGGACGCCGAGCGGGCCCGCGCGCTGATCGAGCAGGAGGCCGGGCAGCACTTCGATCCGCAGGTGGTGCGGGCGTTCCTGGCGTGGCTGGACGGGGCGGGCGCGAGCGACGGGGGTGACGCCGATGCCTGA
- a CDS encoding GGDEF domain-containing protein, translated as MPEPIPPDPEQTDLRAVERELQDTLAAMDGVSDLRELALLRRDATYLALDLGDVQAAMTHAVTCLDLARASGDAGLTARAHVAVALVMLDVYDDLGADGHFREADTLARAAGEVRDVALVAVNASHYELERGRNAAVTARLLELLRSPFRVGLESAQPGVPPLSIAFHINFVRGAALALRAGELPGDLAEEARTHLPTSVWELRAMQTGPQEVAVLRLQPEILESLVAWELLSGRVPAAQALATRRVRVARASGSQQALGRALLDRARVRAVAGRWPDMERDAAAAVSAFQQASLDLLAAQARQVQADAQARQGRFEQAFEVQRDLTRHLERLYREYFQQGALLRQIERQVSEAEVRAEAFAEAALRDPLTGAPNRAAAMTHLDNLLLRAGNGHPSAAALLDLDHFKGVNDRYGHVIGDAVLVRAVQILTREIRDHDCLARFGGEEFLLLLSGAPLPVARRVCERLRAALDTHDWTDIHPELRVTASFGLTCLNRGDEPTRVLQAADQALYAAKAAGRNTVRESSPPQEP; from the coding sequence ATGCCTGAACCGATCCCGCCCGACCCGGAACAGACGGACCTGCGGGCCGTGGAACGGGAACTGCAGGACACGCTGGCCGCCATGGACGGCGTGAGCGACCTGCGCGAACTGGCGCTGCTGCGCAGGGACGCGACGTACCTCGCGCTGGACCTGGGGGACGTGCAGGCCGCGATGACGCACGCGGTCACCTGCCTGGATCTCGCGCGGGCGTCGGGGGACGCGGGCCTGACGGCCCGGGCGCACGTGGCGGTGGCGCTGGTGATGCTCGACGTGTATGACGACCTGGGTGCCGACGGGCACTTCCGGGAGGCGGACACGCTGGCCCGCGCGGCCGGTGAGGTGCGGGACGTGGCGCTCGTCGCGGTGAACGCCTCGCACTACGAACTGGAACGCGGGCGGAACGCGGCGGTCACGGCGCGGCTGCTGGAGCTGCTGCGTTCGCCGTTCCGGGTGGGTCTGGAGTCCGCCCAGCCGGGCGTGCCGCCCCTGTCGATCGCGTTTCACATCAATTTCGTGCGGGGCGCGGCGCTGGCCCTGCGGGCCGGTGAACTGCCCGGCGACCTGGCGGAGGAAGCCCGCACGCACCTGCCGACTTCCGTGTGGGAACTGCGGGCCATGCAGACCGGCCCGCAGGAGGTGGCGGTGCTGCGGCTGCAGCCGGAGATCCTGGAGTCGCTGGTCGCGTGGGAACTGCTGAGCGGGCGCGTTCCGGCCGCGCAGGCCCTCGCGACCCGGCGCGTGCGGGTGGCGCGCGCTTCGGGCAGTCAGCAGGCGCTCGGGCGGGCGCTGCTGGACCGGGCGCGGGTCCGTGCCGTGGCGGGCCGCTGGCCGGACATGGAACGCGACGCGGCGGCGGCGGTCAGCGCGTTCCAGCAGGCCAGTCTGGACCTGCTGGCCGCGCAGGCCCGGCAGGTCCAGGCGGACGCGCAGGCCCGGCAGGGGCGTTTCGAGCAGGCGTTCGAGGTGCAGCGGGACCTGACCCGTCACCTCGAACGCCTGTACCGCGAGTACTTCCAGCAGGGCGCGCTGCTGCGTCAGATCGAGCGGCAGGTCAGCGAGGCCGAGGTGCGCGCCGAGGCCTTCGCGGAAGCGGCGCTGCGCGACCCGCTGACCGGCGCGCCGAACCGCGCGGCCGCCATGACCCACCTGGACAACCTGCTGCTCCGCGCCGGGAACGGGCACCCGTCGGCGGCGGCGCTGCTGGACCTCGACCACTTCAAGGGCGTGAACGACCGGTACGGTCACGTGATCGGGGACGCGGTACTCGTGCGGGCCGTGCAGATCCTGACGCGGGAAATCCGGGATCACGACTGCCTGGCGCGCTTCGGCGGGGAGGAATTCCTGCTGCTCCTGTCCGGCGCGCCACTGCCGGTGGCCCGGCGCGTCTGCGAGCGCCTGCGCGCCGCGCTCGACACCCACGACTGGACGGACATCCACCCGGAGCTACGCGTCACGGCCAGTTTCGGCCTGACCTGCCTGAACCGCGGGGACGAACCGACCCGCGTCCTCCAGGCAGCCGATCAGGCGCTGTACGCCGCGAAGGCCGCCGGGCGCAACACCGTCCGCGAGTCCAGCCCACCGCAGGAGCCCTGA
- the ntrB gene encoding nitrate ABC transporter permease, producing the protein MTVTHTPPAPPVPRARPNLKVPLQSLGFFLLGLGLLTLVYVLLSALRSDLPKLAEIGSALGTLLKDPWYNRGPNDQGILNLLLSSLKRVFSGFALGALVAIPLGVVMGSVPGVRRALDPVVQLLRPVSPLAWFPIGLVLFKSAEPATVFIIFITALWPTVINTAFGVSGVPQDFKNVARVFQFTPTQYVLRVLMPYALPHIVTGLRISFGIAWMVIVAAEMLSGKSGIGFFVWDAWNALNLPNVVSAILIIGVTGFIFDRLFNVLEKKVSYV; encoded by the coding sequence ATGACCGTCACCCACACGCCCCCGGCCCCCCCCGTTCCCCGCGCCCGCCCGAACCTGAAAGTCCCGCTGCAGTCCCTGGGCTTCTTCCTGCTGGGTCTGGGCCTGCTGACACTGGTGTACGTGCTGCTCAGCGCGCTGCGCAGCGACCTGCCGAAACTCGCCGAGATCGGCTCGGCGCTGGGCACCCTGCTGAAAGACCCCTGGTACAACCGCGGCCCGAACGACCAGGGCATCCTGAACCTGCTGCTCTCCAGCCTGAAACGGGTGTTCTCCGGCTTCGCGCTCGGCGCTCTGGTCGCCATTCCTCTGGGCGTCGTGATGGGCAGCGTTCCGGGCGTGCGCCGCGCCCTCGACCCGGTCGTGCAGCTGCTGCGCCCCGTGTCGCCGCTGGCGTGGTTCCCGATCGGGCTGGTGCTGTTCAAGTCCGCCGAGCCCGCCACGGTCTTCATCATCTTCATCACGGCGCTGTGGCCCACCGTGATCAACACGGCCTTCGGGGTCAGCGGCGTGCCGCAGGACTTCAAGAACGTCGCCCGCGTGTTCCAGTTCACGCCCACGCAGTACGTGCTGCGCGTGCTGATGCCGTACGCGCTGCCGCACATCGTGACGGGCCTGCGCATCTCGTTCGGCATCGCGTGGATGGTCATCGTGGCCGCCGAGATGCTCAGCGGCAAGAGCGGCATCGGCTTCTTCGTCTGGGACGCCTGGAACGCCCTGAACCTCCCGAACGTCGTGAGTGCCATCCTGATCATCGGCGTGACCGGCTTCATCTTCGACCGCCTGTTCAACGTCCTGGAGAAGAAGGTGTCGTATGTCTGA